A window of the Dickeya dianthicola NCPPB 453 genome harbors these coding sequences:
- a CDS encoding PLP-dependent cysteine synthase family protein, protein MTSTWVRDAVSAIEADFQRSADTHLIRLTLPDYPGIYFYLKDESTHPSGSLKHRLARSLFLYGLCNGWINEGTPIIEASSGSTAVSEAYFARLLGLPFIAVMPACTARRKIEQITFYGGNCHFVEQSGQIYVASEVLAKELHGHYMDQFTYAERATDWRGNNNIADSIYRQMEREPFPVPDYLVMSAGTGGTSATLGRYIRYKGLDTQLVVVDPENSVFYDCYRQQDRTLTGKCNSRIEGIGRPRAEPSFIPGVIDDMMKVPDAASIATLYWLERILGRKVGPSTGTNVWGMLQLAGQMVEEGRHGAIVTLLCDSGERYLDTYYNQDWVRTQIGDITPYLQQLTEGYRFP, encoded by the coding sequence ATGACCAGCACCTGGGTACGCGACGCCGTCAGCGCGATTGAGGCCGATTTTCAACGTTCAGCAGACACTCACCTGATTCGCCTGACCTTGCCGGACTACCCCGGCATCTACTTTTACCTCAAAGATGAGAGCACGCACCCGAGCGGCAGTCTGAAACACCGTCTTGCTCGCTCCCTGTTTTTGTACGGCCTGTGCAACGGCTGGATTAATGAAGGCACGCCGATTATCGAAGCCTCGTCCGGCAGTACCGCCGTGTCGGAAGCCTATTTCGCCCGCTTGCTGGGGTTGCCGTTTATTGCTGTGATGCCGGCCTGTACAGCCAGACGGAAAATCGAACAGATCACGTTTTATGGCGGGAATTGCCATTTCGTTGAACAATCCGGCCAGATCTACGTCGCTTCTGAAGTGCTGGCCAAAGAACTGCACGGCCACTACATGGATCAGTTCACTTACGCCGAACGCGCCACCGACTGGCGCGGCAATAACAACATCGCGGACAGCATCTACCGACAAATGGAGCGTGAGCCTTTCCCGGTGCCAGACTATCTGGTGATGAGCGCCGGCACGGGCGGGACTTCCGCCACGCTGGGGCGCTACATCCGTTACAAAGGTCTGGACACACAACTGGTGGTGGTGGATCCGGAAAACTCGGTGTTCTACGACTGCTATCGCCAGCAAGATCGTACGCTCACCGGGAAATGCAACAGCCGTATCGAAGGAATTGGCCGCCCGCGCGCCGAACCTTCGTTTATCCCCGGCGTTATCGACGACATGATGAAAGTACCCGACGCCGCCAGCATCGCTACCCTTTACTGGCTGGAGCGGATTCTGGGGCGCAAGGTCGGCCCGTCTACTGGCACCAATGTCTGGGGGATGCTGCAACTGGCCGGGCAGATGGTGGAGGAAGGTCGTCACGGTGCAATCGTCACGTTGCTGTGCGACAGCGGCGAGCGTTATCTCGACACTTACTACAATCAGGATTGGGTGCGCACCCAGATCGGCGATATTACCCCGTACCTTCAGCAACTGACTGAAGGGTATCGTTTTCCCTGA
- a CDS encoding Lrp/AsnC family transcriptional regulator, giving the protein MLDKTDRMLLSLLQQDCTLSLQVLAEAVNLTSTPCWKRLKRLEDDGYIKSRVALLDNEKLGLGLTAFVLLKTQQHNSAWYREFSHFVSDMPEVLAFYRMAGEYDYLMQVQVADMKSYDAFYKRLVNGIPGLVDVTSSFAMECMKQTTALPLQV; this is encoded by the coding sequence ATGCTGGATAAAACTGATCGTATGTTGCTGTCATTGCTACAGCAGGATTGTACTCTTTCGCTACAGGTGCTGGCCGAGGCGGTGAACCTGACGTCCACCCCTTGCTGGAAACGGCTAAAGCGGCTGGAAGATGACGGGTACATCAAATCTCGCGTCGCGTTGCTGGATAATGAAAAGCTGGGGCTGGGGTTGACGGCATTTGTGTTGTTGAAAACCCAGCAGCACAACAGCGCCTGGTACCGGGAGTTTTCCCATTTTGTCTCCGATATGCCCGAGGTGCTGGCGTTTTACCGCATGGCGGGAGAATACGATTATCTAATGCAGGTGCAGGTGGCGGATATGAAAAGCTATGACGCGTTTTACAAACGGTTGGTTAATGGCATACCGGGATTGGTCGATGTTACGTCCAGTTTTGCTATGGAGTGCATGAAACAGACAACAGCTTTGCCTCTACAGGTATAA
- the queC gene encoding 7-cyano-7-deazaguanine synthase QueC, producing the protein MTSAVVVFSGGQDSTTCLIQALQQYDEVHCVTFNYGQRHRAEIDVAEELAQALGARSHKVLNVGLLNELAVSSLTRDNIPVPEFDANTDGLPSTFVPGRNILFLTLASIYAYQVGANTIITGVCETDFSGYPDCRDEFVKALNQAVTLGLARDIRFVTPLMWLNKAETWALADYYQQLDTVKNHTLTCYNGIKGTGCGQCAACHLRAKGLAEYQHDPLAVMTSLKHKTGLK; encoded by the coding sequence ATGACAAGCGCAGTTGTAGTTTTCAGCGGTGGACAGGATTCCACCACCTGCCTGATTCAGGCCCTGCAGCAGTATGATGAAGTCCATTGCGTCACATTTAATTACGGGCAACGCCACCGTGCTGAAATCGACGTCGCCGAGGAACTGGCGCAAGCGTTGGGAGCCAGATCGCACAAGGTGCTGAATGTCGGCTTGCTCAACGAGCTGGCGGTCAGTAGCCTGACCCGTGACAATATCCCGGTCCCCGAATTTGATGCCAATACCGACGGGTTGCCCAGTACCTTTGTTCCCGGTCGAAATATTCTTTTTCTGACGCTGGCCTCGATTTACGCCTATCAGGTAGGAGCGAACACCATCATTACCGGCGTTTGCGAAACTGACTTTTCCGGCTATCCCGACTGCCGGGACGAATTCGTCAAGGCGTTGAATCAGGCGGTAACGCTGGGTCTGGCAAGAGACATTCGCTTCGTCACCCCGCTGATGTGGCTCAACAAAGCAGAAACCTGGGCGCTGGCGGACTATTATCAGCAGCTTGATACCGTTAAAAACCATACGCTCACCTGCTACAACGGCATTAAAGGAACCGGGTGCGGGCAGTGTGCCGCGTGTCACCTGCGGGCAAAAGGGCTGGCGGAATACCAGCATGACCCATTGGCCGTGATGACGTCCCTAAAGCACAAAACTGGTCTGAAATGA